A genome region from Microbacterium terricola includes the following:
- a CDS encoding carbohydrate ABC transporter permease: MTATSVIVMPANARRPRPRGGMTKKRPVDWLLLVAVIAGGIVVLVPFYLILVNAFKSPIDYATSGPFAFPQEIDLTGIQNFWERVNFPEKVWNSILISGTVAVLAVLISLLNAFAIGIGRVRGRSWIVLLFLMANLLPQEALLYPLYYMFKSVHLYDNVWSVIIVFTVIQAAFGTYLLASVLGTFPKEVLEAASIDGATRWQILWRVVFPITRPTLSVLLIFFFIWTWNEFLIPLTFLPSNANQTVPVAISVLTGDRLMDVTTTAGAALLSIIPTIVFFLIFQRTLTRGITAGAVK; this comes from the coding sequence ATGACCGCGACATCCGTCATCGTCATGCCTGCCAATGCACGCAGGCCTCGTCCCCGCGGCGGCATGACCAAGAAGCGTCCCGTCGACTGGCTGCTCCTGGTGGCCGTCATCGCCGGCGGGATCGTCGTGCTCGTGCCCTTCTACCTGATCCTCGTGAACGCCTTCAAGTCGCCCATCGACTACGCGACATCCGGTCCGTTCGCGTTCCCGCAGGAGATCGACCTCACCGGCATCCAGAACTTCTGGGAGCGCGTGAACTTCCCCGAGAAGGTGTGGAACTCGATCCTCATCTCCGGCACCGTCGCGGTGCTGGCCGTGCTCATCTCGTTGCTGAACGCCTTCGCGATCGGCATCGGACGAGTCCGCGGACGCTCGTGGATCGTGCTGCTGTTCCTGATGGCGAACCTGCTGCCGCAGGAAGCGCTGCTCTACCCGCTGTACTACATGTTCAAGTCGGTGCACCTGTACGACAACGTGTGGTCGGTCATCATCGTCTTCACGGTGATCCAGGCGGCGTTCGGCACCTACCTCCTCGCGTCGGTGCTCGGCACGTTCCCCAAGGAGGTGCTCGAGGCGGCGTCCATCGACGGCGCCACCCGCTGGCAGATCCTGTGGCGGGTCGTCTTCCCGATCACGCGGCCGACGCTGTCGGTGCTGCTGATCTTCTTCTTCATCTGGACGTGGAACGAGTTCCTCATCCCGCTCACGTTCCTGCCGTCGAACGCCAATCAGACGGTCCCCGTCGCGATCAGCGTCCTGACCGGCGATCGGCTCATGGACGTCACGACGACGGCGGGAGCGGCGCTGCTCAGCATCATCCCGACGATCGTCTTCTTCCTCATCTTCCAGCGCACACTCACGCGCGGCATCACGGCAGGAGCAGTCAAGTAA
- a CDS encoding carbohydrate ABC transporter permease, with product MSVITRAERGARTKLPPEEPSIPQRKGGTAGYWLYLLPGFVLLLVIVVIPLVFNVYLTFTKWRGVGAPDFIGLENWFTIFTDEDFWTSFTNSVWMVLAMVVIPTTVGLMVAALLFDVVGRKFGGKVGSFLRATYYLPQILPIAVAGIVIGWMFRPGETGSVNQMLAVFGIPAYDWLGQMPSALLVLMGVLVWVQIGYPVVVFMAALQRVDPELYEAAELDGANWYQRFTAITLSIIRPEVFVVTLTCTIAALKVFGPVYIITQGGPAGATLVPAYYAYSEFFTKRNIGYGATIATVLTVLVVVVSIIFIRVQNSAERKERAGL from the coding sequence ATGTCTGTCATCACCCGCGCCGAACGCGGCGCGCGCACGAAGCTTCCTCCGGAGGAGCCCTCGATCCCGCAGCGCAAGGGCGGCACCGCGGGGTACTGGCTCTACCTGCTGCCCGGGTTCGTCCTCCTCCTCGTCATCGTCGTCATCCCGCTCGTCTTCAACGTCTATCTGACGTTCACGAAGTGGCGCGGCGTCGGGGCCCCCGACTTCATCGGCCTCGAGAACTGGTTCACGATCTTCACCGACGAGGACTTCTGGACCTCCTTCACGAACTCCGTCTGGATGGTCCTCGCGATGGTCGTCATCCCGACGACGGTCGGCCTCATGGTCGCGGCCCTCCTCTTCGACGTCGTCGGCCGCAAGTTCGGCGGGAAGGTCGGCAGCTTCCTGCGGGCCACCTACTACCTTCCGCAGATCCTCCCCATCGCCGTCGCCGGCATCGTGATCGGCTGGATGTTCCGCCCCGGTGAGACGGGGTCGGTGAACCAGATGCTCGCGGTGTTCGGCATCCCCGCGTACGACTGGCTGGGGCAGATGCCGTCGGCGCTGCTCGTCCTGATGGGCGTCCTCGTCTGGGTCCAGATCGGCTACCCGGTCGTCGTGTTCATGGCGGCGCTCCAGCGCGTGGACCCCGAGCTGTACGAGGCCGCCGAGCTCGACGGCGCCAACTGGTACCAGCGGTTCACCGCGATCACCCTCAGCATCATCCGCCCCGAGGTGTTCGTCGTCACGCTCACGTGCACGATCGCGGCGCTCAAGGTCTTCGGCCCGGTGTACATCATCACGCAGGGCGGTCCTGCCGGCGCGACACTCGTTCCCGCCTACTACGCGTACAGCGAGTTCTTCACGAAGCGGAACATCGGCTACGGCGCGACCATCGCGACCGTCCTCACCGTCCTCGTCGTCGTGGTCTCGATCATCTTCATCCGGGTGCAGAACTCGGCGGAGCGCAAGGAAAGGGCTGGTCTGTGA
- a CDS encoding ABC transporter substrate-binding protein, with protein MARMTKKSTTRALAAVGVVTAGALALAGCSGGGGDTGDGDTLKLWHYEGEDSAMAKAWDEAIKVFEEETGATVEFEQKSFEQIQKTASQVLDSDAAPDLMEFNKGNATAGFLASTGLIADISDAVDEYGWADKLAPSLQTTAKYSEDGVMGGDTWYGIPNYGEFVGVYYNKDAFAEAGLEIPTTYDEFVDVLDAFVDQGITPLAEAGAEYPLGQLWYQLALSQADRQFVNDYQLYENPVDWQGPEVTYATDTLKEYVDKGYIASDVSSVKAEDAGVSFINGSAPIFVSGSWWYGRFVEQAGFDWTLQSFPDSTLSLGSSGNLWVVPENAANKELAYEFIDITMRPEIQAIIGNNGGVPVAADPADITDPKSQELIATFNGVLENDGLSFYPDWPAAGFYDVIVRELQGLVTGSQDAATTNANLGAEYEEGTADFR; from the coding sequence ATGGCACGCATGACGAAGAAGTCGACAACCCGCGCTCTCGCGGCCGTGGGGGTGGTGACCGCCGGCGCGCTCGCGCTGGCCGGCTGCTCCGGCGGCGGCGGCGACACCGGCGACGGCGACACCCTCAAGCTCTGGCACTACGAGGGCGAAGACAGCGCGATGGCCAAGGCGTGGGACGAGGCGATCAAGGTCTTCGAAGAGGAGACCGGCGCGACCGTCGAGTTCGAGCAGAAGTCGTTCGAGCAGATCCAGAAGACCGCGAGCCAGGTGCTCGACTCGGACGCCGCGCCGGACCTCATGGAGTTCAACAAGGGCAACGCCACGGCGGGCTTCCTCGCTTCGACCGGCCTCATCGCCGACATCTCGGACGCCGTGGACGAGTACGGCTGGGCGGACAAGCTCGCGCCCTCGCTGCAGACCACGGCGAAGTACTCCGAAGACGGAGTCATGGGCGGCGACACCTGGTACGGCATCCCGAACTACGGCGAGTTCGTCGGCGTCTACTACAACAAGGACGCCTTCGCGGAGGCGGGCCTCGAGATCCCGACCACCTACGACGAGTTCGTCGATGTGCTGGACGCGTTCGTCGACCAGGGCATCACGCCGCTGGCCGAGGCCGGCGCCGAATACCCCCTGGGTCAGCTGTGGTACCAGCTCGCACTGAGCCAGGCCGACCGTCAGTTCGTCAACGACTACCAGCTCTACGAGAACCCCGTGGACTGGCAGGGACCCGAGGTGACCTACGCGACCGACACCCTGAAGGAGTACGTCGACAAGGGCTACATCGCCAGCGACGTGTCGTCGGTCAAGGCAGAGGACGCGGGCGTCTCGTTCATCAACGGCTCCGCCCCGATCTTCGTGTCCGGCTCGTGGTGGTACGGGCGCTTCGTCGAGCAGGCCGGCTTCGACTGGACGCTGCAGTCCTTCCCGGACTCGACGCTCTCGCTCGGCTCGTCGGGCAACCTGTGGGTCGTGCCGGAGAACGCGGCCAACAAGGAGCTCGCGTACGAGTTCATCGACATCACGATGCGCCCGGAGATCCAGGCGATCATCGGCAACAACGGCGGCGTCCCCGTCGCCGCCGACCCGGCCGACATCACCGACCCGAAGAGCCAGGAGCTCATCGCGACGTTCAACGGCGTCCTCGAGAACGACGGTCTCTCGTTCTACCCGGACTGGCCCGCCGCCGGCTTCTACGACGTCATCGTCCGCGAACTGCAGGGCCTCGTGACCGGCTCGCAGGATGCCGCGACGACGAACGCCAACCTCGGCGCCGAGTACGAAGAAGGAACAGCGGACTTCCGCTGA